GCCGATGAACTTTAGTTGTTTCAGTGCATGGGTCAAAGGTTGCTGTCGACTCATTCAGAACGCTTAGTCTGGTGTCTGGGTGCAAAGTTGGTCAATACCAGTGACGGTACGCTTGGTGCATGTGGAATTCGAAGTCTAACGTGGCTAATCACATGCCTGCGACAAGTCAGCTGAGTCAGCTGGGCCCGGACTGCCTTTCCCGAGTAACCGACCCCCAACCGACGCCGACCAAATACGTCTAGGCCCATATAAAGACCGACTGGAAACTTCAACCAACTGCACATCTCTCCATTACCATGCCTGCTCCTAAACAGTCCAAGCGAGTTTTCCTCTCTGAGCGTCCCAAGGGACATATATCCGACAAGACTTTCAAAAGCGAAACGGCGGCGCTTCCGACCCCAACGCAGACCAAGTTGTCGTTCGAGTCGACTATGTTTCTCTGGATCCCGCTATGAGAGGATGGCTCAACGATACGAGGTATGTGTCAGCTGTTTAATCAATTGCATTGCTCTCAAATATATTGTAGATCGTATGTCCCGCCTGTGCAGATTGGCGAGACTATGCGAGCAGGAGCGATTGGAACCGTGGTACAAGGAAATAACCTGTTGAAGGAAGGAGACATTGTCCAAGGACTCTAGGTTTGTATGAATACTATATGCACATGGGATTACACTCATCCATCGTATAGGCTGGGCAGAATACGTCGTTGTCCCAGCAAAAGACCTCCGAAAGCTCTCGTAAGTAATCACCGCATTGGACTACATTGATTACAATACTGACCTACTTTGCTAGTCCTCCTGAAGGCTCTACTGCAGTTGACTACCTCGGCCCACTCGGCATGACAGGCATGACAGCCTATTTTGTATGTGCCACACATATTTGAAGATTTAGTCCTTAGGGTCTAACATTTATTTTCTTAGGGGCTTTTGGACGTGGGTAAGGTCAAGGCTGGTGATACTCTTGTGGTGTCAGGGGCTGCTGGTGCAACCGGATCGCTCGTATGCCAAATAGGCAAACTCAAGGGGGCCAAAGTGATTGCTCTCGCGTCTGCATCGAAATGCGACTACTTGGTCAATGAACTTGGAGTCGACGCAGCACTGGACTATAAATCTCCTACTTTTGCGAAAGATTTCCGCGAGACCGTCGGATACCTCGACGTTTTCTTCGATAATGTTGGAGGTGAGATCCTGGACCTCGCCCTGACCAGGCTCAAGAAAAATGCTCGAATCGTCTTGTGTGGTGCTATTTCTGCATATAACTCTGCTGGACAACCTGAGGGGATCAAGAACTACCTTACGCTAATTTCTCAACGTGCAAAGATCGAAGGTTTCATTGTCTTTGACTACAAGGACCGCTACGCAGAGGGCGAAGCAGAAATGGCCAAGTGGATAAAGGAGGGAAAATTGAAACGAAGGTACCAGATTGAGCAGGGCTTGGAACAGTGCCCACAGCACCTTGGACTGTTGTTCAGCGGTGGAAATACTGGTAAATTGTAAGTATCCGAGATACATTATTGGTTGGACGAAGCTGACCAACCTTGTCAATGAATCAGACTTGTTAAAATCTCAAAGGACGCTGCCAAGTACTAAAAGGCCTCCTGTGTTGCTTCTCCGAGAAAATAGTTGATTAAACTTCATGTTACATGTATCAATACTGCACGCAAACGCATAAAATAAACGACGTCCGAGCAATACACGTGGAAATTCTAACCAGTCGATGAACCCACACGACTCGGGAACTAAAGTTGATACACAATATACACGAGTCTTAGACCAAATAATTCGAAAACAGAGAATGATCAAGTGCAAAATAAACAAGCCGCCGCGCCATACTCCCGAAATGTGAATACAAACTAAACCTATCTTTCTTGGCAACCCCGGAAAACCGACCGCGAAGTTCGAATAGGAGGGGTAGATTTACACACGCCTATGACGAGGAATCTTGTCTCCCTTATCTCTGATGGGAGAAAGCGAAGTAGGAATACCGAGAGTGTCAAGCTGAAAAGGGCTCTCATTAGTTAGCAAAGGGAGAATAGCAAATTTCGACGCACAAGTCCTGGACCTGCTCCCCAGTTGAAGTCCGCATTTTCCACTCCCAATAATTTGcgcttctttttcttcttatCTCCCGTCTCCTCGGCCACGCCTGGCTCCTCATCGAGAGGTCGCTTGGAACCAGAAGCACCGTTTGTCTCCTTTGActttggctttggcttttccttttcctttgctgTCGCTTTCTCCTTTGGCGCCGCACGAGGCTTGGGTTTGGCGGATGGCACATCAActtcgtcgtcatcgtcatcatcgacGATGACAGTCTGTTTACTTTTCCCATTCGTCTTGGGTTTCGAAGCGGCTTTGGGAACAGGGGGTGGACTGGGTTCTGGAGGAGGTCGAGGTTTCGGGCGAGGCTTGGTCTTGGCCGGTGCCACCTCATCATCGTCCTCGATCTCGAAAACTTGCGGAGCAGACGCCTTGGCTTTCGGAGTGGCGGAGAAGGTGATTTAGGTGGTGGGCGCGTCTTTGGGCGCGGCTTCGAGCGTTCGGATGTTGAAGTGGAAGGATTAGAACTTGGCTTTGCTTTAGGTTGGGCTTTTACTTGCGACTGAGGCGGAAATATTTCTacgtcctcttcctcttcgctCAGATCTGTGAATACCAACTCCTCTACAGCTCGATCTGATGACTTCGAGTGAACATCTTCTGGGTCTTCGGAAGGCTGCCTGTGAGACTAAGACCATTGGTTTAGGAATTTTCCCTTATCACTCAGTAGCGCAGCCTCACCTTTTCTTTCCCTTCGCCTTGTTAGTATGGATGTCAATTGGGTTGATTGAGCTCCCTTCGCGTTAGCCAACTTCTTTTCCAATGCGTTGACACGCATCTCGGCTGCCTGCGCTGCCTCTTGAGCTTCCTGGGCTTCGGCCTGAGATTCAGATAGCTTGCTCTCCAACTCCTTGATTGCTCTCTTGAGTTCGGCTTCTACCTTCTTGACTTCTTTAGATTTCCCTTTCTCAAGATCAGAAATTTGTTTCTCCATCGCCTTTTGGTCAACTTCGGCCTTGACGCGCTTGTCTCGCTCCTTCTCCAACATACGATTCTGCTTCGCCAACTCATCGATTCTTTCCTCAAAGGACTTTTTCTCCGTTAAGTGAATCGATCAGGTCATTGAGCTTTTCGAGTTGAGACTCGTGCTTAGATTGCATTTTCTCAAGAGATTTCTGAGTTGACTTGGCTTCCGTGGCCCCGCTCTGAAGTTCTTTGATCTTGGATTGCGCCGAGGCAAGTTCCCTTCGAGTACGTTCCAAGTCTGAGGTCAATTCTGCGTTGGTATTTTCCAGAGACTCTTTCCCGTTCTGTTAAACTGATTTAGTTTCTGTGTTGATGGAACAAATAACTTCTTACCTCAATGGAGCCCCGGGATTTTCGTTCGTGCTCGAGCTGTTGCTTTAGACTCTTGATGGATTCTTTTTGGCCCACTAATTCCTTCTCGTATGATTCAGTTGCTTGTCCCAGCATACGTTGTAATTCATCGAGTTCGTCCTTAGCATCCATAAGTTGATCCTAAAAGGAGTCGTAAAAAGGCGAGCCTTGAACATGACAACGACAGCCTACCTGATACGACGCTGACTCCTTGCCAACCTGAGCTTCATGAACTTGAAACCTGGTCAAAGAATGGTCTCGGACCAAGATTCGAACATTTTGCTGAAGGATCCGACTCTCCGAATTAAAGTAGTTGAGCCGCTCTTGTTCAAGCTCGTGTCTGGCACGCTGGTGTGCTATGTTGTGAATGATTTGTACCTACTCAACAAGTCTATAATTACAGCGAATCCGTTAACGCAGAGCCTCAATAAACTCACTGCATTCAGCGTATCTTTCCATTCCTGCTTCTCCTTCTCGTATTGAAGGCTTAAGTCCCGAATGATCCTGTCACGTCGACTAGTTTCGCTGTCCAACTTTTTCTCAGAGTCCGCTAGACGAGCATTTAGATCCTTCTTGAGAGCCTCAAGTTCAACTAGCTGCTTGTTGAGACTGTTGATATGGGCATTCAGAGGCCCGTTCTCAGACTGTGTGATAATCGGACGAGCGGCAGCGATAGGTGTGACTCGAGCAGAGAGCGGCGTAAACCCAGCCCCATTGGATGACTGGCGGATTGAGGTATATATTGAAGTTTGCTGGTAGAAGGGCGAGAGGAAGAATTGAGTTTATTGTCGACTTTTACAGGTGTAATGGGATCCTCTGGGCTCTCCTCGATTGGTGGCGGTGATGGAGCTCGAGAAGTAGACAGAGGTTGAGTCGATGGTCCACCTTGGGGTGTTGGAGTAATGAAGGTCGAGCGTGGATATACCACCTGTGGAGGAGTACGAGGAAGGCCCATTTGCCCTAAGCGTCGATATTAAACCACACGCAGTGGCGAGTGAGATAGGGAGTGGTAGGTCTAAGAGTGGGGTTGGAAATCGCGGTCAAGGCACTcatatgtcacgtgacatgGGAAGGCTTCCAGCTGGATGTGATGGACAGATAGCAATAGGGAACTAAATTTCCTTTTTCGACGATCTACTGGTTATTCATGAGCTGTAGGCTTCCAAAGCTCTGAAATGGTATGTATTATTCAATGATTGGTTGCATCCGTAGTATCCCAATCTCTTTCTCCACACATACACAAGGTCTTCACCCTTGATCCACATGCCAAAAGAGGTTACACTGAAATATTTGATTCTGAAATGTTGGAACGATTTCACGAGGAAGCAGCTACACCAGgtgacttgacctcttcgaCCTTTTCTCCATCGTCTCCGGATTTTTCCTCTTTTGAAGGTCGATTGTACATCCCTAGTGTATAAATACATGCATTTAGTCAGATTTATTCGGTTGGCACCCAATCCGCTTTTACCCTTAAATTTGGCCAAGCCTTTCTTTTCAGTGGCAGCCTGCTTGATCTTGATATCTTCAAGGTCTTTCTTCATTAAAACATCGTTTGGGTCTTGCTTTAAAAGCTCTTCGAGTATATCGAT
The nucleotide sequence above comes from Rhizoctonia solani chromosome 3, complete sequence. Encoded proteins:
- a CDS encoding Zinc-binding dehydrogenase, producing the protein MRGWLNDTRSYVPPVQIGETMRAGAIGTVVQGNNLLKEGDIAGQNTSLSQQKTSESSRNPPEGSTAVDYLGPLGMTGMTAYFGLLDVGKVKAGDTLVVSGAAGATGSLVCQIGKLKGAKVIALASASKCDYLVNELGVDAALDYKSPTFAKDFRETVGYLDVFFDNVGGEILDLALTRLKKNARIVLCGAISAYNSAGQPEGIKNYLTLISQRAKIEGFIVFDYKDRYAEGEAEMAKWIKEGKLKRRYQIEQGLEQCPQHLGLLFSGGNTGKLLVKISKDAAKY
- a CDS encoding myosin-14; amino-acid sequence: MLEKERDKRVKAEVDQKAMEKQISDLEKGKSKEVKKVEAELKRAIKELESKLSESQAEAQEAQEAAQAAEMRVNALEKKLANAKGAQSTQLTSILTRRRERKDPEDVHSKSSDRAVEELVFTDLSEEEEDVEIFPPQSQVKAQPKAKPTKASAPQVFEIEDDDEVAPAKTKPRPKPRPPPEPSPPPVPKAASKPKTNGKSKQTVIVDDDDDDEVDVPSAKPKPRAAPKEKATAKEKEKPKPKSKETNGASGSKRPLDEEPGVAEETGDKKKKKRKLLGVENADFNWGAGPGLLDTLGIPTSLSPIRDKGDKIPRHRRV
- a CDS encoding Nucleoprotein TPR, which codes for MGLPRTPPQVVYPRSTFITPTPQGGPSTQPLSTSRAPSPPPIEESPEDPITPQTSIYTSIRQSSNGAGFTPLSARVTPIAAARPIITQSENGPLNAHINSLNKQLVELEALKKDLNARLADSEKKLDSETSRRDRIIRDLSLQYEKEKQEWKDTLNAVQIIHNIAHQRARHELEQERLNYFNSESRILQQNVRILVRDHSLTRFQVHEAQVGKESASYQDQLMDAKDELDELQRMLGQATESYEKELVGQKESIKSLKQQLEHERKSRGSIENGKESLENTNAELTSDLERTRRELASAQSKIKELQSGATEAKSTQKSLEKMQSKHESQLEKLNDLIDSLNGEKVL